One Brassica napus cultivar Da-Ae chromosome C2, Da-Ae, whole genome shotgun sequence DNA window includes the following coding sequences:
- the LOC106416291 gene encoding salicylate/benzoate carboxyl methyltransferase-like isoform X2, which produces MEIRRRVLSMTKPVLVKNTKEMFANLDFPESVKVADFGCSSGQNTFLVMSEIVDAINFLCQERNQKQPEIECCLNDLPSNDFNAVFKLIALFKKKVTSEGSCFISGVPGSFYSRLFPRNSLHLVHSVYSIHFLSKVPDRLEKNNMNVYITASSPLSNYIAYLNQFQRDFSTFLKVRSEEMVSNGRVILTIMGRNTIDDPLYRDCCHCWTLLSNSLRDLVLEGLLSASKVNSFKIPFYDPTKEEVKEIIREEGSFQINDLETHGFDLGHSYEDCVSQSGREGQKEAGCIRAVTESMLVAHFGDSINIDTLFSKYAHHASQHASCKIKTTVTLVVSLIRK; this is translated from the exons ATGGAGATAAGA AGAAGAGTTTTATCAATGACCAAGCCGGTCTTGGTTAAAAACACAAAGGAAATGTTCGCAAACCTGGACTTTCCTGAATCTGTCAAAGTCGCAGATTTTGGGTGTTCGTCGGGACAAAACACGTTTCTAGTGATGTCCGAGATTGTCGATGCAATCAATTTTCTATGTCAAGAACGAAACCAAAAACAGCCAGAGATAGAATGTTGTTTGAATGATCTCCCTAGTAACGATTTCAACGCAGTTTTCAAGCTCATAGCTCTCTTCAAGAAAAAAGTGACAAGTGAAGGATCGTGCTTCATATCTGGAGTCCCTGGTTCTTTTTACTCTAGGCTTTTCCCTCGCAATTCTCTCCATTTGGTACATTCAGTTTACAGTATTCATTTCCTCTCTAAG GTTCCGGACAGACTCGAGAAGAACAACATGAATGTGTACATAACAGCTTCAAGTCCTCTAAGTAACTACATTGCTTACTTGAATCAATTCCAAAGAGATTTCTCAACATTTCTGAAAGTGCGGTCGGAAGAGATGGTTTCTAATGGACGAGTGATTCTTACAATCATGGGCAGAAACACTATTGATGATCCATTGTATAGGGATTGTTGTCATTGCTGGACATTATTATCCAACTCTCTCCGTGACTTAGTCTTGGAG GGTCTTCTGAGTGCATCAAAAGTGAATTCGTTCAAAATCCCTTTTTATGATCCGACCAAGGAAGAAGTTAAGGAGATAATAAGAGAAGAAGGATCCTTCCAAATAAACGACTTGGAGACACATGGATTTGATCTCGGCCACAGTTACGAGGATTGTGTCTCACAATCAGGTAGAGAAGGACAAAAAGAAGCTGGTTGTATAAGAGCAGTGACAGAATCAATGCTCGTAGCTCACTTTGGAGATTCCATCAATATCGACACACTGTTTAGCAAGTATGCGCATCATGCGTCTCAGCATGCTAGCTGCAAGATCAAAACTACTGTAACTCTAGTCGTTTCATTGATTCGGAAATAA
- the LOC106416291 gene encoding salicylate/benzoate carboxyl methyltransferase-like isoform X1, producing the protein MDSRFVHSNPFSRCNGKSENNGDGEDSSKYPYVSALCMNGGDGDKSYSANSLITRRVLSMTKPVLVKNTKEMFANLDFPESVKVADFGCSSGQNTFLVMSEIVDAINFLCQERNQKQPEIECCLNDLPSNDFNAVFKLIALFKKKVTSEGSCFISGVPGSFYSRLFPRNSLHLVHSVYSIHFLSKVPDRLEKNNMNVYITASSPLSNYIAYLNQFQRDFSTFLKVRSEEMVSNGRVILTIMGRNTIDDPLYRDCCHCWTLLSNSLRDLVLEGLLSASKVNSFKIPFYDPTKEEVKEIIREEGSFQINDLETHGFDLGHSYEDCVSQSGREGQKEAGCIRAVTESMLVAHFGDSINIDTLFSKYAHHASQHASCKIKTTVTLVVSLIRK; encoded by the exons ATGGATTCAAGATTCGTCCATAGCAATCCTTTCTCGAG GTGTAATggtaaaagtgaaaataatgGCGATGGAGAGGATAGTAGTAAATATCCTTATGTGAGTGCTCTATGCATGAACGGTGGTGATGGAGATAAGAGTTACTCCGCCAATTCTCTTATTACG AGAAGAGTTTTATCAATGACCAAGCCGGTCTTGGTTAAAAACACAAAGGAAATGTTCGCAAACCTGGACTTTCCTGAATCTGTCAAAGTCGCAGATTTTGGGTGTTCGTCGGGACAAAACACGTTTCTAGTGATGTCCGAGATTGTCGATGCAATCAATTTTCTATGTCAAGAACGAAACCAAAAACAGCCAGAGATAGAATGTTGTTTGAATGATCTCCCTAGTAACGATTTCAACGCAGTTTTCAAGCTCATAGCTCTCTTCAAGAAAAAAGTGACAAGTGAAGGATCGTGCTTCATATCTGGAGTCCCTGGTTCTTTTTACTCTAGGCTTTTCCCTCGCAATTCTCTCCATTTGGTACATTCAGTTTACAGTATTCATTTCCTCTCTAAG GTTCCGGACAGACTCGAGAAGAACAACATGAATGTGTACATAACAGCTTCAAGTCCTCTAAGTAACTACATTGCTTACTTGAATCAATTCCAAAGAGATTTCTCAACATTTCTGAAAGTGCGGTCGGAAGAGATGGTTTCTAATGGACGAGTGATTCTTACAATCATGGGCAGAAACACTATTGATGATCCATTGTATAGGGATTGTTGTCATTGCTGGACATTATTATCCAACTCTCTCCGTGACTTAGTCTTGGAG GGTCTTCTGAGTGCATCAAAAGTGAATTCGTTCAAAATCCCTTTTTATGATCCGACCAAGGAAGAAGTTAAGGAGATAATAAGAGAAGAAGGATCCTTCCAAATAAACGACTTGGAGACACATGGATTTGATCTCGGCCACAGTTACGAGGATTGTGTCTCACAATCAGGTAGAGAAGGACAAAAAGAAGCTGGTTGTATAAGAGCAGTGACAGAATCAATGCTCGTAGCTCACTTTGGAGATTCCATCAATATCGACACACTGTTTAGCAAGTATGCGCATCATGCGTCTCAGCATGCTAGCTGCAAGATCAAAACTACTGTAACTCTAGTCGTTTCATTGATTCGGAAATAA